Proteins co-encoded in one Brassica rapa cultivar Chiifu-401-42 chromosome A02, CAAS_Brap_v3.01, whole genome shotgun sequence genomic window:
- the LOC103854499 gene encoding uncharacterized protein LOC103854499, producing the protein MVHYTSKCYDSTKQKFSQTLSLSFETRVLELSMEREECSSSESGWTTYISSPMEDDEQEETDEVYYEGHITGNDQRKHVNEYENNKDSDDSMASDASSGPSYPQTSNRGRSRECIVLRNGKSESKSKSKSKSNEDYDHKHNAKNSGNYKCRIKEKKKSESKSKSFKKK; encoded by the coding sequence atggtcCACTACACAAGCAAATGCTACGACTcgacaaaacaaaaattctcacaaacactctctctctcattcGAAACTAGGGTTCTTGAGTTGTCCATGGAGAGAGAAGAATGCAGCAGTAGCGAATCCGGCTGGACTACGTATATTTCTTCACCTATGGAGGATGACGAGCAAGAGGAAACTGATGAGGTGTACTATGAAGGGCATATCACCGGAAACGATCAAAGAAAGCATGTCAACGAGTACGAAAACAACAAAGACAGCGACGATTCAATGGCTTCCGATGCTTCTTCCGGGCCAAGTTATCCCCAAACGAGCAATAGAGGGAGAAGCAGAGAATGTATTGTTTTAAGGAATGGGAAAAGTGAAAGTAAGAGTAAGAGTAAGAGTAAGAGTAATGAGGATTATGACCATAAACATAATGCTAAGAATAGTGGCAATTATAAATGTAGgataaaagagaagaaaaagagtGAAAGTAAAAGTAAGTCTTTTAAAAAGAAGTAA